From Candidatus Neomarinimicrobiota bacterium, a single genomic window includes:
- a CDS encoding MBL fold metallo-hydrolase, which produces MKLTVLGSGTLIPFPNRGNSGYFLQTDNHNILIDGGSGALRQMATLGLDYRTIDVITYTHLHPDHTLDMIPLLFTFKHDSRVTIPRSLKIMGPPGFKSYFQKLMDIYGDWVMPVGLDIEIQEVLRENVVLEELEIACGHSEHTEHSVTYRFTAPGGEDIFYSGDTGKSRELIENAKDVSVLILECSFPDDDRHEKHLTPTLCGEIASECRCKRLILTHFYPEVLETDIVTVVSRFFNGTIDLAYDGMEVEI; this is translated from the coding sequence ATGAAACTGACCGTTCTCGGTTCGGGTACCCTCATCCCTTTTCCAAACAGGGGAAACAGCGGCTACTTTCTCCAGACTGACAATCACAATATCCTCATCGACGGAGGCTCAGGGGCGTTGAGGCAAATGGCCACTCTTGGCCTGGACTATCGCACCATAGACGTGATCACCTATACGCATCTCCATCCGGACCACACGCTTGACATGATACCGCTTCTCTTCACTTTCAAACATGATTCGCGAGTCACCATTCCGAGAAGTCTGAAAATCATGGGCCCACCCGGCTTCAAGAGCTATTTTCAAAAACTAATGGACATCTACGGAGACTGGGTCATGCCGGTCGGACTGGATATAGAAATCCAGGAGGTGCTCAGGGAGAACGTTGTGCTGGAGGAGTTGGAGATCGCATGTGGGCATTCCGAGCACACTGAGCATAGCGTGACCTACCGGTTCACAGCTCCCGGTGGTGAGGACATTTTCTACTCCGGTGACACGGGCAAGAGTCGGGAACTTATTGAAAATGCAAAAGATGTGAGCGTACTCATTCTGGAATGCTCATTTCCTGATGATGATAGACATGAAAAACACCTGACTCCAACGTTGTGCGGAGAGATTGCGTCGGAATGCAGATGCAAGCGCCTCATTCTCACACATTTTTATCCGGAAGTTCTGGAGACGGACATTGTCACTGTGGTCTCCAGGTTTTTCAACGGAACGATAGACTTGGCTTATGACGGAATGGAAGTCGAAATCTAA
- a CDS encoding bifunctional 5,10-methylenetetrahydrofolate dehydrogenase/5,10-methenyltetrahydrofolate cyclohydrolase, producing the protein MAGRAETRILQGKEVAEHVYSQLGSTTEKLKSKETVPGLAAVLVGENPASEIYVRNKTRRFKNLGLYSETHRYPADVNQDHLVDKIHRLNEDPKIHGILVQLPLPDQLDSQKILYEVSPEKDVDGFHPENLGRLAVGEPRFIPCTPKGILEILRYYEIATEGKHVVIVGRSKIVGRPMSLLLSLKRKRGNATTTLCHSRTQNIGHFTRQADIIVAAAGAPGMITGDMISPGVIIIDVGMNRIADDSEKGYHLSGDVDASSVEGIAAALTPVPGGVGPMTIAMLVANTVQAALRLEIP; encoded by the coding sequence ATGGCGGGTCGCGCTGAAACAAGAATCTTACAGGGAAAAGAGGTGGCAGAACATGTTTACAGCCAGCTGGGATCGACAACAGAGAAACTGAAATCGAAGGAGACGGTTCCGGGACTTGCGGCCGTTCTGGTGGGGGAAAATCCTGCGTCGGAAATCTATGTACGCAACAAAACGAGACGATTCAAGAATCTCGGATTGTACTCCGAGACACATCGCTACCCGGCAGATGTAAATCAGGATCATCTGGTGGATAAAATCCACAGATTGAACGAAGATCCTAAGATTCATGGAATACTGGTTCAGTTACCTCTGCCTGACCAGTTGGATAGCCAGAAGATTCTTTACGAGGTATCGCCGGAAAAGGATGTGGATGGATTCCATCCGGAGAACCTCGGAAGGCTTGCCGTCGGGGAGCCTCGCTTCATTCCGTGTACTCCGAAAGGCATTCTCGAAATTCTTCGGTATTATGAGATTGCAACGGAAGGTAAGCATGTGGTGATTGTTGGGAGAAGTAAGATTGTGGGTCGTCCCATGTCGCTGTTGCTCAGTCTCAAAAGAAAGAGGGGAAATGCAACGACCACGTTATGTCATTCCCGGACTCAGAACATTGGTCATTTCACCAGGCAAGCCGATATCATCGTGGCGGCAGCAGGGGCGCCTGGTATGATTACAGGTGACATGATCTCTCCAGGAGTGATCATCATAGATGTGGGAATGAACAGAATAGCGGATGATTCCGAAAAGGGTTACCATCTATCCGGGGACGTGGACGCCTCAAGTGTTGAGGGTATCGCAGCTGCTTTGACCCCCGTACCCGGGGGGGTAGGTCCCATGACTATCGCCATGCTCGTGGCCAATACCGTGCAAGCGGCCCTCCGTCTTGAAATTCCATAA